From the genome of Solanum lycopersicum chromosome 12, SLM_r2.1:
ATTTTTCGCACATCATACCTTCTGGAACTCCCATATGACTTGCCACCATACACCCTGACACTCGATCTCCCATGACCATACCTTCTATCAGTCAATAATAAACCCCCAAGATCTCCCTCAATCGTCCTATTCAAACCGGCTTCTGAATCTATCAGTACATCTTTGCTCTTATCACTATTTGCACAAAATGCACCTCTCACTCTCGCCTTCTCATTAGCTCTTTCTTTCACATCAACTGAAATCTCCTCCTTTTCTGCATTTCGTTCTTGTCCTGATAGCTCTGCACTGTCTGCTTTATCACTAACTTTTCTAACCCTATTAACCATCTTTCTCCCGCTATGTTTCTTTCCCCTATACCAAACTCTATGTTTCTTCCCTGCGGTTTTCCCATCTACCTTgatttcttcttcctcctccacCGTGCAAACAGTAGCCACTTCTTCAACCTCCTCATTATCACCAAATGCACTTTTCACTCTCACCTTCTCATTAGTTCTTTCTTTCACATCAACTGAAACCTTCTCCTTTTCTGCATTACATTCTCGGACTGATTGCTCCACACTGTTTGCTTTATCGCTCACTTCTTCAACTCTATCACCAATCTTTCTCCAGCTGGGTTTCTTTCCCTTAAAACCAACTCTATGTTTCTTCCCTGAGATTTCCCTATCTACCTTGTTTTCTTCTACCACCTTCACTGTGCAAACAATAGCCACTTCTTCGGCCTCCTTAGCACTGTATGCACGAAATGCACCACTCACTGTTACCTTCTCTTTAGTTCTTTCTTTCAAATCAACTAAAACTTTCTCCTTTTCTGCATTGCATTCTTGTCCTAATTGCTCCACACTGTCTGCTTTATCGCTCACTTCTCCAACCCTATCAACCATCTGTTTACTGCTATTTTTCTTTCCCCTATATGCACCTCTCACTCTCACCTTCTCATGAGTTCTTTCTTTCACATCAACTGGAACCACCTCTTTCCCTGCGTTATGTTTTTGTCCTGATTGCTCCACACTGTCTGCTTTATTGCTCGCTTCTCCAACCCTATTACCCACCTCTCTCCAGCTATTATTGTTTACCCTAAACCCAACACCACAATTCTGCCCCGCGATTTCCCTATCTACCTTGTTTTCTCCTACAACCTCCACCGCGCAAACAGAAGCCACCTCCTTATCACTGTAAGCATGAAATGCACCACTCAATCTCACCTTCTCATTAGTTCTTTCTATCATATCAACTGTAACCTTCTCCTTCCATATATTATGTTTTCGTCTTGATTGCTCCACACTGTCTGCTTGATCACTAACTTCTCCAATCCTAACACCCATCTTTCTACCACCATTTTTCTTTCCCCTATTTCCAACTCCACAATTCTGCCCTGTGATTTCCCTATCTACCTTGTTTTCTCCTACAACCTCCACCGTGCAAGCAGAAGCCACCTCCTTATCACCATAAGCACGAAATGCACCTCCCACTCTCACCTTCTCAGTCACATCAACTAAAACCTTCTCCTTCCCTGCATTCTGTTTTTGTCCTGATTGCTCCGCATTCCAGCTATTTTTCTTCCCCCTATACCCAACTCTAAATTCCCCCCCTGCAATTTCCCTATCAATTTTCTTCCCCCTATACCCAACTCTAAATTCCCCCCCTGCAATTTCCATATCAACATTACTTTCTCCTACAACCTCCACCATGCAAACAGTAGCCACTTCTTCAACCTCCTGATTCCCGCTATTCCACTTACATTTACCCTTAGATGATTCTTTTCCACCCCTTCCCGCACTCACCACAGCCATCAATTCTTCCTCCTCCACATCAATCATCGTAACCTTAGCCATATCTCCTGATCCATCTCTTTCAACCCTAGCTCCCCTCTTCCTAAAACAGCCAATTTTCTCTTTTCCCCTTACTCTATCAACACCTTCTTCAACCACTGAACCATTCATCCTAACCTCCTTCAACTTGGGTTCCTTAGCAATCAACCCCACCTCACGCCAACCTTTCCCACTATGATTTTCACGCTTTTGCAGATTCTTACCAACTGAACCTCGACTATAAGCACACCCATTTACAATGCGATTTTCATGATTCCGAAGAACTGggtatttttccttttcctcaCTTTCCAGTTTCTCCTTTTCTTCCTGctccttcctttctttctctttaAGCCATCGTTCTTTCAGCTCAGCTATGGTAACGTAATTCGAAGGTAGAGAAGGGTACTTTACACGATCAATTCCAGCCATTGATGATCAAAACTCCCTGAGCAAAATCAACAAGAATATCGCTGAAGCTTCAAGCTCTTCACATGGTGGATGAAAACAAAAATGGCGAAAAAGCTGTTGAACTGTAGAATCACCTTAGAGTGTTTCTGCAATTTAACTGATgaaactttgttttttttttctttttccgaAAAAGACGAACGAGACGTGACACGTTTGTATAAGAGGCGGAGTATATATAAATTACTTTACGATATATATGAATTACTTTTATAATAACCAGACGGCgggatatatatatgtatactagGTTTTGTTAACATGACggatatatatgtattattattttttaaatatcgaTGTTTAATGCTATATTTGAATTAGATTAAATGAATATTGAGATAGTAATGATGCTTTGAATTTGATAAGCTTTAAAATCGCAAAGTTAAAAGGtatatatttgtcttttatttaatatgtataCTAAATGTAAAGTTGTGTGTTAGTATGAGGCCgatcaaattatattaaaagtgatcaagatatttttctattttaatttgtgtaatattttataattatttcttttaaaaaaatgacattttaactatgttaagtttatttttttttttaaatattgatttgGGACTAAGGTATCAagtaaaaacatttttcttaaatagacATTAATTAATGTTTCTAAAATACTTTCTACGTGAAGCAATCTTAAGAATATCTTTTACACGAAGAAGACATGTTAATGAAGATGTGATGCTTTTAACCTCTTATTCGTATtgatactttatttttatttttttacttcacGTGATACTCAGTATTTAATGTCAATACGGAAAATATCATGTATTAAAACTTTTCTCTTTTTGTATATACACATTTTGTTTATTCACTTCATGCGATACATATCTCTTGTTAGTTCcattacaaataataaataatataaattctctaattcattttaatgatatatttttatactaGATTCATTGCATATGTATACCTATTTTTGAGattcttataatatttatttatatgattcgAACTTTTATTAGTGTGATCGAGAATTTAGGCTGAAGTTTACGATAATTTATTTGGAAGTAGTTTTAAGAGCACATTCAAAGCAATAACATTAAAGTTCctaaaatatgtataatttcaACATGAAGCAAATACGTCAATTAGAGGTTTGAAATTTCAAGAATACTTTTAAGATGAAGTAGTCATATTGATGAAGAcatgtttgtttttatttgttattcatattgatactttatttttgttttcttacttTACGTGATATTCATCATTTCATGTTAGtttgttatgaaaaaatatcattttttttaaaaaaaaattctcttttggTATATCACTTATTTATTCACTTCATATGAATACTTATTTCTTGTTAGTTCCATTACAAAGATGATACCATTTGTTATACTTAAAAACTAACAATTTAAATTCTCCAATTTATAttaatgacatatttttttatactagATTCACTGTACGTACTTGCACGTGCATATTTATTCTTGAGGTTCTTATAACCGTTAAATAATATTCAATCATATGTTTAGAACTTTCGTTAGTGTGATCAAGGATTTGGAATTGGAGTTTACGATAATTTGTTTGTAAGTAGTTTTAAAAGCATATTCAAAGCATAGACATTAAAGTTTCTAAAATACTTTCGACTTGAAGCAAATACATCAATAAAGAGGCTTGAAATTTCGAGAATACCTTTGACATGAAGTAGATCGATGAATGAAAATGTGTTTGTTGTTTAATCTTTTATTCGtttggatattttatttttatttttatttttcacttcaCGTGATACTCATCATTTCATGTTAATCCGTTATGGTAAAATAtcgtttcaaaaaaaaacttttttctttttgtgtatACATGCCCGCTTTGTTTTTCCACTTCACATGATATAGTTCCGTTACAAAGAGGATATCATTTgttatactttaaaaaaaaaagtaatttaaattctctaatttattttgatgacatatttttaataatagaatTATCGCACATGTGTTGCACGTGTATGTCTATTCTTGAGATTCTTATATCCAATTATATCTTTCAAACTTTCGCATTAGTGTGGCCGAGAATTTGAAGCTAAagtttatgataatttatttgtaaatagtTATTTGTACCATAATGTATTCAGAATTTGCATGGTGATGGTTGTCTCGTCTCTTATCCGAATGAACAAATGAATGAATCTAATGAAAATTTCATTAGCTTCATGTAATGTACTTTTTCTTTAGATTCATTACTTTCAAACGTTATCAATCGTATCTCacctaatatttttttgtaaacgACATTTCTTGTATATGTCTCCATTTTTCCGgtctgattttttttatcataaccAATACTTTTGCCACGACTAATGAGATTCCTCTTAAAAGTGTTACGTGTAGTTGGTCATACGATAAAACATATTATGATAAATACAATTCAACATCTAAAGACCTTGTGCTTTATTTCTCGATCTCATTACAAAATATAGATGTTACATTGAAGATTACAGTAGAACAAGGTGTTAATAGGATCAACTTTGAGCTGAAAGAGAACTTTCATGGGCTTACATTTTTACAAAGGTGAAAGCATTTGACAATTGGGCTTCTACAAAATAttgagcaactttcacatataacaaatataaaaattaggaaatttttttaaaatgtcaatattttgacGTTTAATAGGACTCATAGTCAATACtattaatatttagtaaaaatgtcaaaaaagaaacaattgtTAAAAACAGAAAGGAGAAATTAAggggagagaaaaatatttaaaagaaacaaTTGCTTAAAAGTTTTATCagttacaaaaattcaaaaacaaagaactaattgacaatttatcaaaatacacCAGCTtccatctctttcttcttctttcactATGTTCTAAAAAACACGCCTATCACCGttctaaaaattcaattttcataaaaaaaaattgaagcagTTTATTCTACTAAAGCATATTTTGACGTTATGAAATTAtagtttatctttaaaaatgactgaaattttatgaagttatcTGGCTATCATGTTAAGGTTATGTatctttttttaagaaatttttcagTATTTAGAATACAATACTCATGTATTCATGATATATGTATTCATCCATCTtacatatgtattttattttgcttattttcaaTATCACTTTGTATATCAAATAGTTTGTACTTAAATTTGATTATATAccttaaaatttgtatttagatttgatttCATATTCGTCTTAATGTATATTAtaaagttttgtatttatattttgatttcgtATTTATTCTCAACTATAAATAGCCAAAATACagtttatttatatattcattatatgtGTATTCATCCAAATTGCATCAGTCAAatagttttgtattttattttgctcattatatgtttttacgaactagtttatttttgatttcgtatattcacaattttaaataatcaaaatacagGTTTGTATTTAGATTATCATTTTGTAAACATAAATTTGAATACAAACTACAGAACATTCAAAATACTTTCAAATACTTTGGCGAAACAACTCATACCTAAATGCTAATGTAGATTCtactaaatttgaaatataaaaacaaatcataaaaaaattgacaaaagttattttaaatactaaaaatctgaaatacataaatatttgatgagtaAGTTAACAaactcacataatttttttttaaaaatgacgAAAAATCCTCAATACATACAATCCGAAAATTCAACATAATGTGTGATTTTGAAAGTTCAACATATGAAGCGATTAACTATATGTCTCCACTAAATGGATCAAGTTAAGTTAGTCTACATCAAGCCTGCAAGAATTAGGGGCAGATCCAAGATTTATCACCAGAGTATGTTCAATATATGTAAATTGAAAATTGTGAAACTACAAGACGAGAGGTGAATTATGCTcgtatttaattcatttatcgacttagaaaattttcaaacaacACAAGAAGTAAAACCCAAAAAGAAGTTCAAACATACACAAGAATAAATATGATTGAGAATCAATTTGATAGAAAAATAGGGTAACAAAAGGAAGTACATTCAAGCTAAATTATAACCTTTATTCATGAAAAAActacatgatatatatattgttggAATTTTTATGATTCTGTTGTTCTAACTGATGAATTCTTGTCGTGATCACCCTCGAGTTGGCTCAAGTTTCCTTTCTCCTTGATCAGTTGAACATGGTGATGCTTGCAATAGAGGCGCCCCTCGTGAGCAATATAGTTGGATGGGCTAATTACACAGCCTCCATGACTACATTTGAAGCAACTTTTGTGGTATGGTGTTCCATTCACAGATACCTAATAGACAGAGGCGAATCAAGAATTTAGATTTTCCTTATATGTATAGACATAGTTAAAGCTTAAAGCAATCCTTCTCCCAAATAGTGACAATATCAAATCACATTTCACGTTCAGACGTGGATTcagaatttgaagtttatggATTCCTAGGATGACCTCAAGCTAATATACAATGATATAACTGCAATCATAGTCAAATATCTATAGATATTTAGTGAATTCTTAGGTTGTGCTTTAGATCCCATCGCTACTTACAGTCTAACCTCTCTATAACAACATCGTTTGTTCAAATACTATTTGGCTACTATAGCAAAATGTTGTTATGgataaacatataatataacaaaatatgAATGCCGTCTCCACCGAAACTTGACTGCTATAGCAAAATGTTGTTATAAAGAAATGATTGTTGCTGAGAGTTAGTACCTTTTCTGTTGGATAGACAGTATTCTTGCAGCCAAAACATTTCTCCCTAGTTCCAACAAACATGCTTGAAACTTTTGCAGCATGTGGTTTCTGTTTCAAATATATTCAAAACATAGATTagttattcaaaaatcaaagatatgtctgctcagactcttcaaaaatgtcaatagATGTGTGTCAGGTCCTTCAGAAACAGTGTAATCTTGGATCTGATACAGGTGTGACAACAtatttgaagagtccgagcaataTAGATGTCAGTTACCTCATCTTTCTCTGGCTTCACAATTTTTGGTGTCCCTGGAATAGATTTTAATCTATTagtaaattttttgatttacaaaatttgatgatttgaaattaggcactttttttttttgtacctTCAAAGCTTTTATCAAGACTTCCAG
Proteins encoded in this window:
- the LOC101255674 gene encoding LIM domain-containing protein WLIM1-like, with the protein product MAFAGTTQKCMACEKTVYLVDKLTADNRVFHKACFRCHHCKGTLKLSNYNSFEGVLYCRPHFDQLFKRTGSLDKSFEGTPKIVKPEKDEKPHAAKVSSMFVGTREKCFGCKNTVYPTEKVSVNGTPYHKSCFKCSHGGCVISPSNYIAHEGRLYCKHHHVQLIKEKGNLSQLEGDHDKNSSVRTTES
- the LOC101254285 gene encoding uncharacterized protein; the encoded protein is MAGIDRVKYPSLPSNYVTIAELKERWLKEKERKEQEEKEKLESEEKEKYPVLRNHENRIVNGCAYSRGSVGKNLQKRENHSGKGWREVGLIAKEPKLKEVRMNGSVVEEGVDRVRGKEKIGCFRKRGARVERDGSGDMAKVTMIDVEEEELMAVVSAGRGGKESSKGKCKWNSGNQEVEEVATVCMVEVVGESNVDMEIAGGEFRVGYRGKKIDREIAGGEFRVGYRGKKNSWNAEQSGQKQNAGKEKVLVDVTEKVRVGGAFRAYGDKEVASACTVEVVGENKVDREITGQNCGVGNRGKKNGGRKMGVRIGEVSDQADSVEQSRRKHNIWKEKVTVDMIERTNEKVRLSGAFHAYSDKEVASVCAVEVVGENKVDREIAGQNCGVGFRVNNNSWREVGNRVGEASNKADSVEQSGQKHNAGKEVVPVDVKERTHEKVRVRGAYRGKKNSSKQMVDRVGEVSDKADSVEQLGQECNAEKEKVLVDLKERTKEKVTVSGAFRAYSAKEAEEVAIVCTVKVVEENKVDREISGKKHRVGFKGKKPSWRKIGDRVEEVSDKANSVEQSVRECNAEKEKVSVDVKERTNEKVRVKSAFGDNEEVEEVATVCTVEEEEEIKVDGKTAGKKHRVWYRGKKHSGRKMVNRVRKVSDKADSAELSGQERNAEKEEISVDVKERANEKARVRGAFCANSDKSKDVLIDSEAGLNRTIEGDLGGLLLTDRRYGHGRSSVRVYGGKSYGSSRRYDVRKMLKQRDNSFAWIKKGESSNGNVAEIETQG